Proteins encoded within one genomic window of Arachis ipaensis cultivar K30076 chromosome B08, Araip1.1, whole genome shotgun sequence:
- the LOC107610364 gene encoding uncharacterized protein LOC107610364 — MEAGKNEIIDFIEEYIIHRFGISQTLSTDQGTMFTGQRIKNFTTSININMVTSTSYYAQANGQIEAANKILINLIKKQIGRKPQTWHETLSQVLWAYRNSPRSATCTSPYKLVYGHNAVLPLEINLNTLRIMKQDDLLIEDYWNAMYDELNDLNLERILALENMVR, encoded by the coding sequence ATGGAGGCTGGGAAAAATGAAATTATAGACTTCATCGAGGAGTATATAATTCACCGATTTGGGATTTCCCAAACTTTAAGTACCGATCAGGGAACTATGTTTACTGGTCAACGTATTAAGAATTTTACAACTTCGATAAATATTAATATGGTTACTTCGACCTCCTATTATGCACAAGCTAATGGGCAAATCGAGGCAGCAAATAAAATATTGATCAATTTGATTAAGAAGCAAATTGGTCGTAAACCTCAAACTTGGCATGAGACTTTGAGTCAAgtgttatgggcttacagaaactCACCAAGAAGTGCAACATGTACTTCTCCTTATAAGTTGGTGTATGGTCATAATGCAGTTTTGCCATTGGAAATTAATCTTAATACCTTAAGAATAATGAAGCAAGATGACTTGCTAATCGAAGATTATTGGAATGCAATGTATGACGAGTTGAATGACTTGAATTTAGAACGTATTCTAGCACTTGAGAATATGGTTCGGTAG
- the LOC107613691 gene encoding fasciclin-like arabinogalactan protein 15, with product MDYTHLLLLLFFLFFGVGFSENTNPRLLASPSLLSTTQINSNSILVALLDSHYTELAELIEKAMLLQTLEEAVATHNITIFAPTNQALESNLDSFFKRFLLEPANLHSLQALILFHILPTRISSQYSFGSTRINTLSSEPIRLQTNSTSKEWTVDRVKITRPDDVTRPDGIIHGVNGLLIPRSVQDDFNRRRSLRSIAAVKPEPAPEIDPRTNRVKKLDPKEKPPGSKPSLPIYEALAPGPSLAPASAPAPGGHHGHFDGESQVRDFIHTLIHYGGYNEMADILVNLTSLATEMGRLVSEGYVLTVLAPNDEAMAKLTTEQLSEPGAPEQIMYYHLIPEYQTEESMYNSVRRFGKVRYDTLRLPHKVVAMEADGSVRFGKGGGSAYLFDPDIYTDGRISVQGIDGVLFPTEEGEETVTGRVKNGNRTGQPVKVVVKHRRGKLLEAACWMLGTVGQHSRFASCQ from the exons ATGGATTACACccatctgcttcttcttctcttcttcttattctttggTGTGGGATTCTCGGAGAACACGAATCCGAGGTTGCTGGCGTCACCATCATTATTATCAACGACTCAGATAAACTCGAACTCGATCCTTGTGGCTCTTCTGGACTCCCATTACACAGAGCTCGCGGAGCTCATAGAAAAAGCCATGCTCCTTCAAACACTCGAAGAAGCAGTAGCCACACACAACATCACAATCTTCGCACCCACCAACCAAGCCTTAGAATCAAACCTTGATTCTTTCTTCAAACGCTTCCTTCTCGAACCAGCTAATCTCCATTCCCTCCAAGCCCTCATTCTCTTCCACATCCTCCCAACCCGAATTTCATCCCAATATAGTTTCGGGTCGACCCGAATCAACACGCTATCGTCCGAACCCATTCGCCTCCAGACGAATTCCACCTCCAAAGAATGGACAGTCGATCGGGTCAAGATAACCCGGCCCGATGATGTTACCCGGCCCGATGGTATCATCCATGGGGTTAACGGCCTTCTCATTCCACGTTCCGTACAAGACGACTTCAACCGCCGCCGCAGTCTTCGCTCGATTGCCGCCGTGAAACCCGAGCCAGCTCCTGAAATCGATCCGAGAACCAACCGGGTTAAGAAGCTCGACCCGAAAGAAAAGCCTCCGGGCTCAAAACCCTCACTCCCGATCTATGAGGCGCTGGCACCGGGACCGTCACTAGCTCCGGCGTCGGCACCGGCACCTGGAGGCCACCACGGGCACTTCGATGGCGAGTCTCAGGTGAGGGACTTCATCCACACGCTAATCCACTACGGAGGGTACAACGAGATGGCGGACATTCTCGTAAACCTAACGTCACTGGCCACGGAGATGGGACGCTTGGTGTCAGAGGGTTACGTCCTCACCGTCCTTGCGCCGAACGACGAGGCTATGGCCAAGCTTACGACGGAGCAGCTCAGTGAACCGGGGGCACCGGAGCAGATAATGTACTACCATCTGATACCGGAGTACCAAACAGAAGAGAGCATGTACAATTCTGTTAGAAGGTTCGGGAAGGTTAGGTACGATACGCTGCGGTTGCCGCATAAGGTGGTGGCGATGGAGGCTGATGGTTCGGTGCGGTTCGGAAAAGGTGGCGGTTCGGCTTATTTGTTCGATCCTGATATATATACCGATGGAAGAATCTCTGTTCAGGGGATTGACGGGGTTTTGTTTCCGACGGAGGAAGGAGAGGAGACGGTGACGGGTCGGGTCAAGAACGGCAATCGGACGGGTCAACCCGTTAAGGTCGTTGTCAAGCATAGAAGAG GAAAATTGCTTGAAGCAGCATGCTGGATGCTTGGAACCGTCGGTCAACATTCTAGATTCGCCTCTTGTCAATGA
- the LOC107613283 gene encoding E3 ubiquitin-protein ligase RHF2A, which translates to MEGSPGIEDSGKSEAHLTSAAAFVEGGIQDACDDACSICLEAFCDSDPSTVTSCKHEFHFQCILEWCQRSSQCPMCWQPISLKDPSSQELLEAVERERNFRLNPPRNATIFHHPTLGDFELQHLPVGANDADLEEHIIQHLAAAAAMGRARHIARREGQRNRSSAQGRPHFLVWSTHPNSPPVAPASSSPTHSQRGDGEPTPAVTFATLSPAPATGEESPQLISVPPVLAEQVSASGSGPAVHTTDHQGSSNNRRSPSQSSPSSQDRAGPSELQSFSESLKSKLNAVSSRYKESISKSTRGWKERWFSRNTSMSDIGSEVRREVNAGIATVSRMMERLETRDSNRSNSNTNSNTAPSNLEHGSGQGSSDPHLTEPEGSQLRDTNTKTSCAAGSSSS; encoded by the exons ATGGAG GGATCTCCTGGGATTGAAGATAGCGGCAAGTCTGAGGCGCATTTGACTTCAGCTGCTGCTTTTGTGGAGGGTGGAATTCAGGATGCTTGTGACGATGCTTGCAGCATCTGTCTTGAAGCCTTCTGTGACAGTGATCCTTCCACC GTGACAAGTTGCAAGCATGAGTTTCATTTTCAGTGCATTCTGGAATG GTGTCAGAGAAGCTCCCAGTGTCCCATGTGTTGGCAACCCATCAGTCTCAAAGATCCATCCAG CCAGGAACTTCTTGAGGCTGTGGAAAGAGAGAGGAACTTTAGGTTAAATCCACCTAGAAACGCCACAATATTTCATCATCCAACTCTGGGGGATTTTGAGTTACAACAT TTGCCAGTTGGAGCAAATGATGCTGATCTTGAGGAGCATATAATCCAACACTTGGCTGCTGCTGCTGCAATGGGCCGAGCACGTCACATTGCAAGACGGGAAGGCCAGAGAAACAGGTCATCAGCTCAAGGTCGCCCTCATTTTTTGGTATGGTCGACCCATCCCAATTCTCCTCCTGTCGCTCCTGCTTCTTCCTCTCCTACTCACAGCCAGAGGGGGGACGGTGAACCAACACCTGCAGTTACTTTTGCCACTCTTTCTCCAGCTCCTGCAACTGGAGAAGAATCACCACAGCTTATTTCAGTTCCTCCTGTTCTAGCTGAACAGGTTTCTGCTTCAGGATCTGGGCCTGCTGTACACACCACTGATCATCAGGGATCATCTAACAATAG GAGATCTCCTAGCCAGTCTTCTCCAAGTAGTCAGGATAGAGCGGGGCCATCGGAATTACAGTCCTTTTCAGAATCCctgaaatctaaattaaatgcTGTGTCGTCAAG ATACAAGGAGTCAATTTCGAAGAGCACAAGAGGGTGGAAGGAGAGATGGTTCTCTCGTAATACTTCTATGTCTGATATTGGATCTGAAGTCAGACGAGAAGTTAATGCTGGGATTGCAACTGTGTCACGAATGATGGAACGCCTGGAAACCAGAGACAGTAACAGAAGTAATAGCAATACCAATAGCAATACTGCACCAAGTAATTTGGAGCATGGTTCAGGTCAGGGATCAAGTGATCCGCATTTAACAGAACCTGAAGGGAGTCAACTGAGAGACACCAACACAAAAACATCTTGTGCTGCAGGTTCTAGTTCTAGTTAA